The following is a genomic window from Verrucosispora sp. WMMD573.
CGGGCGCACTCGTCCAGCGGCCGGACGGTGGCAGAGAGCCCGATGCGCTGTGCCGGGGCGGGCAGCAACTCGTCGAGCCGCTCCAGGGAGAGCGCCAGGTGAGCACCGCGTTTGGTGCCGGCGACCGCGTGCACCTCGTCGACTATCACGGTCTCCACACCACGCAGCGAGTCCCGTGCGGCCGAGGTGAGCAGCAGGAACAGCGACTCCGGCGTGGTGATCAGGATGTCCGGCGGGGTACGGGCGAAGGCCCGCCGCTCGTCGGCCGGCGTGTCACCGGTGCGCATTCCGACAGTGATGTCCGGCGGGGGTAGGGCGAGCCGGCTGGCGGCCTGCCGGATGCCGGTGAGCGGGGCACGGAGATTGCGTTCGACGTCGACCGCGAGCGCCTTGAGTGGACTGACGTAGAGCACCCGGCAGCGCTGTCGAGGATCCGCCGGTGCCGTCGCGCGGGACAGCCGATCGAGTGACCACAGGAACGCGGCGAGGGTCTTGCCGGAGCCGGTGGGTGCGACAACCAGGGCGTGCCGGCCGGCGGCGACAGCGTTCCAGGCGCCAGCCTGCGCCGCCGTGGGCGCGGCGAACGCCGCGCCGAACCACTCCCGGGTCGCCGGGCCGAACCGGGAGAGCACCTGCTCGCCGGAGGCCGTGCTGGAATCCGCCACGAACCAATCCTGCCCCCGGGTACCGACATTCGTCCGGCGCGTACCCGGTGCCGTATGCCCTGTTAGGGCGCTTAAAGTTACTTGCGCCTAGAATCCGTTAAGTCTTACTTAACTGCTTGCTCTTGCCAGGCAACATAAAGTAACTTCACCCGCGGTGTGGCGGGCGGTGGAGGGGGTCGGATGGCCGTCGAGGAGCGGAGCACGAGGCCCGGCACCGACATCCTGATCCGCAAGGTCGACAGCCATGTCACCGCCCTGCGTGCCGGGCTGCACGGCCCAGAGCTCGAACTGGCCGAGCAGCTCGCCAGTTGCCTGCGCGAGCTGGTCGTCTCCACCGCGCAGGCCAGCGCGGCCGACCGTGCCCAGGTGCGGGCCGCCGTGCACTATTTCGTCCTGCGTCGCGAGAGCCGTGGCCGGTTGTTGTCCGTCCGGTCCCTGGCCGCCGCGCAGCGACTGGTCAACCGGGCCGCGTTCCAGCTGGGCCGGCCGGACCTGGTCGTCGAGGGCCGCCCTGGACGCGGCGGCGGAAGCGCCGCGACGGATGCCGCCACGCACAGCTGATTCGGCCCTTCCCGGTAGTTCGTCGCATTGACGGCGAAAGTGTGCTTATTTCGGGAAAAGCATCCAAGGCGCGCTGAACTGTCGTCTGATCGCTGCTAGACCCCCAACCCCCGTGGGGCGTCTCGGCCACCTCGACCGGGAGCGCGCGTGCTCGTACTGCTGATCCTGCACCTCGTGGCGGCCGTCGTGGGGCCGCTGCTGGTCCGCCGGTGGGGTCCGCGTGCCTGTTACCTGCTGGCGTTGGTGCCGGCGGCCGCCTTCGGCTGGGCGTTGGTACGCACGCCCGACGTGGCACACGGCCGCGCGGTGGTCGAGACGTACCCGTGGATTCCGGAACTGGGGTTGGACCTGGCGCTGCGGATGACCACCCTGTCCTGGCTGATGACCCTGCTGGTCGGGGGGGTAGGCGCGCTGGTGCTCGCCTACTGCGCCTGCTACCTCCCGCCGGACGCGCTTGGCAACTCGCGGTTCGCCGGGGTGATGGTCGCCTTCGCCGGGGCGATGCTCGGGCTGGTCCTCGCCGACGATCTGCTGCTGCTCTACGTCTGCTGGGAGCTCACCACCGTCTTCTCGTACCTGCTGATCGGCCACAGCACGGAGCGGAGGTCGAGCCGCTGGGCCGCTGCCCAGGCGCTGACCGTTACCACCTTCGGCGGCCTCGCCATGCTTGTCGGGTTCCTGATGCTCGGTCACCACGCGGGCACCTACCGCTGGTCGGAGTTGACCCAGCAGCCGCTGCCCGGCGGGGCGTACCTGGTCGTCGCGGTACTGCTGATCCTGGTCGGTGCGCTGTCGAAGTCGGCGGTGCTGCCGTTCACCTCGTGGCTGCCCGGGGCGATGGCCGCACCGACGCCGGTCAGCGCGTACCTGCACGCGGCGGCGATGGTGAAGGCCGGCGTCTACCTGCTCGGCCTGCTCACCCCGGTGCTGGCCGTGGTCGGCCCGTGGCGCCCGGCGGTGCTGCTCGCTGGCCTGGCCACCATGCTGGTGGGCGGTTGGGCGGCGCTGCGGCAGACCGACCTCAAGCTGCTGCTGGCACACGGCACGGTGAGCCAGCTCGGGTTGTTGACGGTGGTCGTCGGGGTGGGCACCGCGGACGCCGCGCTCGCCGGAGTCGCCATGCTGCTCGCCCACGCGCTGTTCAAGGCGGCGCTGTTCCTCGTGGTCGGCGTGATCGACCACGGTGCCGGAACTCGGGACCTCCGCGAGTTGTCGGGACTGCGGCACACCGCGCCGGTACTGACCGGGGTGGCCGTGCTCGCCGCCGCCTCGATGGCCGGACTGCCACCGCTGCTCGGCTTCGTGGCCAAGGAGGCCGTGTTCGCCGCCTTCGCCGAGCAGCCGCTGGTCCTGGCGGTGCTCGTGGTCGGCACCGTGCTCACCGTCGCGTACAGCATCAGGTTCATCTGGGGCGCGTTCGCCGACCGCCCCGGCGTCGCCGCCACCGACCTGGGTCGGATCGAGCCGTCGTTGCTGGCTCCACCGGCCCTGCTGGCCGTCGTCGGACTTGTCGCCGGCCCGGCCGCGGGAGCATTGGATCACCTGCTCCGCCCGTACCCGGAACTCTTCGGCAGCGTCGGGAAACACCTGGCCCTGTGGCACGGGTTCACCCCGGCGCTCGGTCTGTCCGCGCTGGCCCTGGCGGGTGGTACGGCGCTGTTCGCGCTGCGCGGTCCGCTGGCGCCGGCGCTGGCCCGGCTGCGGTGGCCGATCGCCGGCCAACGGGGGTACGAGTTGATCACCCACCGCTTCGACCAGGCCGCGGTGGGCGTCACAAGCGTCACCCAGCGGGGGTCGCTGCCGCAGTACCTCGGTCTGATCCTGATCGTCCTGGCCGCGGTGCCGGGCGGATCGGTGATCCTCATCCGGCCGTGGGAGCAGCCCCTGGACCTGTGGGCCACCCCCGCGCAGCCGGTGGTGCTGCTGGTGGTGTGCGTCGCCGCGCTGCTCGCCGTGGGCGCCACCCGGCGGCTGACCGCGATGCTGCTGGTCGGCATGACCGGTTACGGCACGGCCATGCTGTTCGTGCTCTACGGCGCGCCCGACCTGGCGCTGACCCAGTTCCTCGTGGAGACCATGACCATCGCGATCTTCGTGCTGGTGCTGCGCCGACTGCCCGAGCGGTTCTCGATGCGGCCGCTGCGGCGCAGTCGCCTGATCCGGCGGACGATCGGGGTGATCGTCGGTACCACCGTGGCCGCGCTCGCCGTCGGAGCCGCGGCGGCCCGGCAGGCACGTTCCATCTCGGAGGACTTTCCGCAGTTGGCGGTGGAGGAGGGGTACGGCCGCAACGTGGTGAACGTGACCCTGGTGGACATCCGCGCCTGGGACACGCTGGGGGAGGCGGCGGTGCTGGTGGCCGCGGCTACCGGCGTGGCAAGCCTGATCTTCCACCAGTCGCGCACCGGGCCGCGTCCCCGGCGGCGGGAGGTCGCCGAGGAAGAGGCGCCCGCAGGTCGGGCGGTCTGGCTGCGCGGCGGGGCCACGCTGCACGAGCGGCAACGCTCGATCGTGCTGGAGGTGGTCACCCGACTGATCTCGCACACCGCCGTGCTGTTCTCGCTCTACCTGCTCTTCTCCGGGCACAACGCGCCCGGTGGCGGCTTCGCCGGAGGTCTGGTGGCCAGCCTCGCGCTGACCATGCGGTACCTCGCCGGTGGCCGCTACGAGCTGGTCGAGGCGGCGCCGATCGGCGCCGGCACGGTGCTCGGTGCCGGCCTGCTGCTCTCGGTCGGCAGCGGGGTGGTCTCCCTGATCGTCGGCGGCACCGTGCTGGGGAGCACCACCGTCGACCTCTGGCTGCCGTTGATCGGCCACTTCTACCTGGTCACCTCCCTCTTCTTCGACGTCGGTGTGTACCTGGTGGTGATCGGTCTGGCGCTGGACGTGATGCGCAGCCTCGGCGCGGAGGTGGACCGGCACATCGAGGCAGCCGATGGCGGGCTGGCCGGCCGGCGAGGGGAGGCCCGGTGAGGGCCGCCGGAGCGAACCTGGTCTCCTTCGTCACGATCGGGATACTCGTCGGCTGCGGCGTGACCCTGCTGCTGGAGCGCAGCCTGAGCCGAGTCCTGCTCGGCGTCATCCTGATCGGCAACGGCGTGAACCTGTTGATCGTCTTCGGCGGCCGATCCGGGGAGGCGCCGGTGGTCGGGGTCAGCGACGAGGCGTCGATGAGCGACGCCCTGCCCCAGGCCATGGTGCTCACCGCCATCGTGATCACCTTCGGCTTCACCGCCTTCCTGTTGGCGATCAGCTATCGCAGCTGGTACCTCAGCGGCGACGACGAGGTGCCCGACGACGTCGAGGACCGGGAGATCGTCCGTCGGACCGCCCAACGGGAGATGTCCGCCGCCGACCTCGCCGGCGAGCCGCCGACGGCCGACCCTCAGCAGGTCGACGCGCCGGCCCCACCCCGCGAGGAGGGCCCGGGATGAGCCGGTACGCGCCGGCCGGGTCGGGCCGGTGGTGGCGATGAGCACACTCGTGCCGCTGCCGGTGGTGCTACCGCTGCTGGGGGCCGCGCTGACCCTGCTGCTGGCGGGCCGGCCGCAAACCCAGCGGACGGTAAGCGTGGGGTGCCTGAGCATCAGCCTGACGGTGGCGGTGGTGCTGCTGGTGCAGGCGTACCGGCAGGGACCGCTGGTGGTGCAGATCGGCGGCTGGCCGGCACCCGTGGGCATCGTGCTGGTCGCCGACCAACTGGCGGCGCTGATGCTTGTGGTCTCCTCGGCGGTGACCCTCTGCGTGCTGCTGTACTCGATCGGGCAGGGCCAGGCGGAGACGGCGGAGAGTGCCCCGGTGGCGATCTTCCACCCCACCTATCTGGTGCTGACCGCCGGGGTGTGCAACGCGTTCCTCGCCGGTGACCTGTTCAACCTCTTCGTCGGCTTCGAGATGCTGCTCGCCGCCAGCTTCGTCCTGATCACCCTCAACGGCACGGCGCTGCGCATCCGCACCGGCTCCACCTACGTCGTCGTCAACATCCTGGCGTCGATGATCTTCCTGATCTCGGTGGGCCTGGTCTACGCGGCCACCGGCACCCTCAACCTGGCTCAGCTCGCCGCGCGGCTGGACGCGCTACCGGACGGCGTACGCCTGAGCCTGCAACTGATGCTCCTGGTGGCCTTCGGCATCAAGGCGGCGGTCTTCCCGCTGTCGGCCTGGCTGCCGGACAGCTACCCGACGGCACCGGCCCCGGTCACTGCGGTCTTCGCCGGGCTGCTCACCAAGGTCGGCGTCTACGCGATCATCCGTACCCAGACCCTGCTCTTCCCGGGGCAGCAGGCCGGGGAGCTGCTGATGGTGGCGGCCGGGCTGACCATGCTGGTCGGCATCCTCGGCGCGGTGGCCCAGTCGGACATCAAGCGGCTGCTGTCGTTCACGCTGGTCAGCCACATCGGCTACATGATCTTCGGGGTGGGGCTGAGCACGGTCGCCGGGCTGGTCGGTGCCATCTTCTACGTGGTCCACCACATCACCATCCAGACCACCCTGTTCCTGGTCTCGGGACTGGTCGAGCAACGGGCCGGCAGCACCGACCTGCGCCGCCTCGGCGGGCTGGCCCGGCTGGCACCCATGGTCGGCGTGCTCTTCTTCGTCTCCGCGATGAATCTGGCCGGCATCCCACCGTTCTCCGGTTTCCTGGGCAAACTCGGCCTGCTCCAGGCCGGTGTCGCCGCGGGCGGGCCGCTGCCCTGGACGCTGGTGGCCGTGGGCACCGTGACCAGCCTGCTCACCCTCTATGTGGCCAGCCGGGTATGGAACATCGCCTTCTGGCGCTCACCCTGCGAGACGGTCGCGCCGACCGCACCGCTGCCCGCGCTGATGGTCGGCGCCACGGTCGCGCTGGTGACACTCGGGGTGGCGCTCACCTTCGTGGCGGGACCCTTGTTCGAGTTCACCGGGCGGGCGGCGGAGGATCTGATCGAGCGCACCCCGTACGTGCGCGCGGTCCTGCCCGGCGGGGCGTCATGACCGCGCCCGGCGCCGAGCCGCCCGCGTCGCCGGACCGGCGGACCCGGACGGGCCGGTGGCGTGACCAGCTGATGGCCTACGGCTGGCTGGTGCTGGCCTGGAACCTGTTCTGGGGGGAGTTCACCTGGGGCAACCTGCTGGGCGGGCTGCTGACCGCCGGTGTGGTGCTGCTGTTCTTTCCGCTGCCGCCGGTGACCTTCGACGGCCGGCTGCGGCCATGGGGTCTGCTGGTGTTCGGCGGCCGGTTCGTCGTCGAGTTGGTCCGGGCCAGCGCACACGTCGCCCGGATCGCGGTGCAACCCGGCTACACGCCCCGTTCCGCCATCATCGGCGCACGGCTGCGGCTGCCCAGCGATCTCAACCTGGCCCTCACCGCCGAGGTGCTCTCCCTGGTGCCCGGCACGTTGATCGTGGAGGTGGACCGGGACGCCGGAATCCTCTACGTGCACGTGCTCGACGTACGCGGCCCCGCCGCCCTCGCCGCCAGCCGTGACCAGGTCCGGGCCGTGGAACGGCGGATCATCGCGGCGATCGGCTCGAACGCAGAGTTGCGCCGGCTGCGCTCCGGATCCGTAGACAAGGAGTTCCCGTGACCGTCTTTCTCGCCGTCGTGCTCACCAGCCTGCTGTCGGTGACCGCCCTGCTGGCCCTCGTCCGCCTCTACCGGGGCCCGACCCTGCTGGACCGGGTCGTCGCCGCCGACATGCTGCTCGCCACCATGGTCGGTGCCGTCGGCGCGGAGGCGGCGGTCAACCGGCACGCCACCACCCTGCCGGTGCTGGTGGTGCTCGCCCTGCTCGGCTTCGTCGGATCGGTGTCGCTGGTCCGTTTCGCCGTCCGGGACCGGCCGTGACACCCGGTGCCGTCGCGGACTGGCTGGCTGTCGTCAGCCTGACCGCCGGTGCGCTGCTGAGCCTGGCCGCCGCCATCGGGGTGCTGCGCTTTCCGGACACGCTGAGTCGTATGCACGCGGCCACCAAGCCGCAGGTGCTCGGCGTGCTGCTCCTGCTGCTGGGGGTGGGTCTCCGGCTGCGCAGCCCGGCCGATCTGGGCATGATCGTTCTCGTCGGGATCTTTCAACTGGCCACCGCTCCGGTTGCCGCGCAGATGATCGGTCGGGCCGCGTACCGGGCGGGACGGGTGGACCGGAACCTGCTCGACGCCGACGAGCTGGCCGACCGCTGAGCCAGCCCACCCCGGCCGGCAGAAACAGTGGGCACACCCACCCGGGCCGGGCCGCGACGCCGGTAGAATGGCTGCATGATCGACTCCTCTGCCCAGGAGGGCAGCAGTAGCCAGCCGGGTAGGCCCCGGCATCCCCACGCACCGACGACCCCGGGAGCCCTGAAACTCCCGTGTTGATCTTCGTCGGACTTCTTCTGATCGTTGTCTTGACCGTCGCGACGGGGTACTTCGTCGCGCAGGAGTTCGGCTACGTCGCGGTCGACCGCGGCAAGCTGAAGCAAGCCGCCGCCGAGGGTGACCAGGCGTCCGCCCGGGCCCTTGAGGTCGCCGGGCGGCTGTCGTTCATGCTCTCCGGCGCGCAGCTCGGCATCACCGTCACCGCCCTGCTGGTCGGTTACGTCGCCGAGCCCTACCTCGGTGCCGGCCTGGCCGAGCTGCTCGGCGTGGCCGGCGTCTCCACCGGCGTCAGCCTGCCGTTGTCGGTCGCGCTGGCCCTGGTCATCGCCACCGTGGTGCAGATGGTCGTGGGCGAGCTGGCCCCGAAGAACCTGGCCATCGCCCGACCCGAGCCGGTCGCCCGGGCGCTGGCCCGCTCAACCCTGGTCTACCTGGCCATCGCCGGCCCGCTGATCAAGCTCTTCGACAAGTCTGCGGTGCGGCTGCTGCGCCGGGTCGGCATCGAGCCGATCGAGGAGCTGCCCAGCGGCGCCACCCCGGAGGACCTGGAACAGATCATCGCCGAGTCCCGGCTGGAGGGGCACCTTGACGCCGACATGTCGGAGCTGCTGGACCGAGGGCTCGACTTTCGGCAGTTGACCGCCGGTGAGGCGATGGTGCCCCGGGTCGACGTACACACCGTGCGCGCGCACGAGCCGGTCAGCCGGGTGGTCGAGCTGCTCGACACCGGCCGCTCCCGCTTCCCGGTGCGCGGCGCGGAAGGGGTCGACGACCTGGTCGGCGTGATCGGCATCGCCGATGTGCTCCAGGTACCGCCGGCCGAGCGCGCCACCACCCCGGTCAGCGCGGTGGCCGTACCGCCGCTGCTGGTGCCCGAGACGCTGCCGCTGCCCACCGTGCTGGACCGGCTCCGGTCCGGGCACCGCCAGCTCGCCTGCGTGGTCGACGAGTACGGCGGCTTCGCGGGCGTCATCACGCTGGAGGACATCGCCGAGGAACTGGTCGGCCCGATCCGCGACGAGGACGACCCGCCGGAGCGGGCCCCGGCGCGGCAGGAGGACGGCTCCTGGGTGGTACCCGCCCGCTGGCGTATCGACGAGGTCGCCGACAGCACCGGCATCGCCCTGCCCGAGGGCCCCGAGTACGACACCATCTCCGGGTTGGTCATGCGGGAGCTGGGCCGGGTGCCTGAGGTCGGTGACCGACTGGAGATCAGCCTGCCGGCCGACGGCGACAACGGGCAGGTGCCACCGCGCGCCCTGGTCGAGGTGCTCGCGGTCGACCGGCACGTGGCCGACTCGGTCCGCCTCCAGGTCAGCGACGGGCCTGCGGAGGTGACGGCATGAGCACCGGTTTCGCGCTGATCATCTCGGTGGTCCTGCTGGCGCTCAACGGCTTCTTCGTCGCCGCCGAGTTCGCCCTGGTGGCGAGCAAGCGGTACCGCCTGGAACAGGCGGCCGCCAGCGGCACCCGAGCCGCCCGGGCCGCCCTCGACGGCGTACGCGAGCTGTCCCTGATGCTGGCCGGTGCGCAGCTCGGCATCACCCTGTGCACGCTGGGCCTCGGCGCGCTGGCCGAGCCGGCGATCGAGCGGTTGCTCAGTCCGCTGCTGCACGCCGTCGGTCTGCCCTACGGCGCCAGCCACGTGATCGCGCTGATCTTCGCGCTGAGCCTGGTCACCTTCCTGCACCTGGTGGTCGGCGAGATGGCACCGAAGTCCTGGGCGATCACCCACCCGGAACGCTCCGCGTTGCTGCTGGCCCTGCCGTTCCGGGCCTTCGCCCGGGTGGCCCGCCCGGTGCTGTCGGTGCTCAACGCGGTGGCCAACGCCATGCTGCGGCTGGTGAAGGTGAACCCGCAGGACCAGTTGGCCCAGGTGCACGGCCCCGACGAGCTGCGGATGCTGTTGGAACAGTCCCGGGAACACGGGCTGCTCGGCGCCGCCCAGCACGAGCTGCTCACCAGCATGCTGGAGTTGCAGGGCACGACGGTCGCCCAGGTGATGGAGCCGTTCGACCGGATGGTGACCGTGCGCCGGGACGATTCGGCGGGCCACATCGAGCAGGTCAGCCGGGACAGCGGCCGGTCACGGCTGGCGGTGCTGGACGCCGCCGGTGACGTCTGCGGTCTGGTGCACGTACGGGAGGCGGTGCGGGCCACCGCCGGCCGACCCGACGCCACCGCGGCCGACCTGATGAACGAGGCCATCACGCTGCCCGACAACGCCACGGTTACCGAGGCGGTAGCCGTGATGCGGGCCCGCCAGTCGCAGCTCGCCCTGGTCCGCAACGGCGGTGGTCCCACCCGGCCGGTCGGCTTCGTCGCTCTGGAGGACCTGCTGGAGGAGGTCATCGGGGAGTTCGACGACGAGACCGATCCGATCCCGCGCTCGGTACGCCGGCTGAGATAGGAGCCACGGGTGCGGCTGACGGGGGTGTCACCGGAATCGGGCGGAACCGGCCTGACGGTGCAGACCGCGCTGGCCAATCCGAGCACCCGCCCCGGCCTGCGCCTGCCGGGGCGGGTGAACCTGATCGCCGGTTCCGTCGACGTACCGGTCCTGCACGTCCGGCTCGGCCTGGTCAGCACGGTCGAGCCGGACGACCCGGAGGCTCCCCGCCGGCTGGTGCAGTTCCACCACGCCCAGGTGGCCGGCGCCCTGGTGCTGCGGGCCGGGCGGGCCCGGTCGATCCCCTTCGAGTTCCCGATCCCGTGGGAGACGCCGGTGACCACGCTGGGCGGGGTGCCGCTGCTCAGCCTGCGGATGGGACTGCGTACCGAGGTGGCGATCGACACCACCCTGGACCAGGGCGCGATGGTGCCGGTCTTCGTCCACCCGCTGCCGACCCAGCAGCACATCCTGGCCGCCCTGGACACGCTTGGTTTCAACGTCCGCCAGTCCGGCCTGCTCGACGGCCGGTTGCCCGGCGTGGAGCAGGCTCTGCCGCTGCACCAGCGGTGGGGTTTCTGGGTCGGTCCGCTGTACGCCGGGCCGATCACCGAACTGGAGGTGATCTTCGTGGCCAACTCCGCCGGCCTGGAGGTGATCCTCTGGTGTGACCGGCGGCTGGCGTTGGCCGGGATCACCCACACCAGCATCAGCCGGTTCCGGATCTGGCACGCCGACGCCGACCAGCGGGACTGGGTGAGCACCGTGGACGCCTGGCTGCGCGAGACCATCAACCGGCACGCCGCCGCGGCGGCCCATGCCGACTGGTCGGCCAGCATCACCGAGTCGGCCCACGTCAGCCGCCCACCGGTCCGGCCACCACCCTCCAGCCCGAGGCCCGGTGGCGACGCGGGAGGCGCCGGTGTCGGTGGCGGCGAGGGCGGTGGCGGTGGCGGTGGTGGCGGCATCTGACGCCGTCCGCACGGCCGCCTGATGCCGTTCGCGGCGGCACCGCAACGGCACAGCTGCCGGGAGCGCTTCCCGTGTGTCTTGTCAGCCCTGGGCGAGCTTGAGGCCGAAGCCGAGGAAGAGAGCGCCCACGGCGCTTGTCGCGCCGACCGCCAGCCGGCGGCGCCGGCTGAACTGGGCAGCCAGGAACGTGCCCGCGAAGATCAGCGCGGTCAGGTAGAGCGCGCTGGTCACCTGGGCGATCAGCCCGAGCAACAGGAACGACAGCGCCGGCCAGGGATAGGTCGGGTCGACGAACTGGATGAAGAACGAGACGAAGAACAGGATCGCCTTCGGGTTGAGCAGGCTGATCACCAGCGCCTTACGGAACGGACTGCGCGTCGCCGCCGGCTCCGCGGCGTCGATCAGCCGCGGGGTGGCCGGGTCGTTGCGGTCCCGCCAGCGCCGCCACGCGCCGCGCAGCATGGTCAACCCCACATAGCCCAGGTACGCGGCGCCCGCGTACTTGATCACGAGGAAGACCGGAGGGTACGCCTTGAGCAGCGAGGCCACTCCGGCGGCGGAGAGGAACATGAGGATCGCGTCACCGACCCAGACGCCGCTCGCCGCCCGATAGCCGACGCCGACGCCGCGCCGTGCGGCGGTGGAGAGGACGAACAGCGAGTTGGGGCCGGGCAGCAGCACGATGGCCACGGTGCCCAGCACGTACGTCCAGAGGTCGGTGATTCCCAGCACGCCCGACATCATCGGGCCGACACCGGTCGTGGGCGAAGCCTTTCCCGCAGGCTGACCTGTGCTTTCGGCCACTCGTCGACGGTCATCGAATACTGCACGGTGTCCCGCCACGAGCCGTCGGGCCGCAACCGGTGCATCCGCAGCACCCCCTCCCGGGTCGCCCCGAGCCGCTCGATGCCGCGCTGCGAACGCTCGTTGCGGATGTCGGTGTGCCAGACCACCCGCACCGCACCCAGCTCGTCGAAGGCGCGGGTGAGCAGCAGCAGTTTCGCCTCGGTGTTGATTCCGGTGCGCCACCACGGCCGGCCGAGCATGGTGTGCCCGATCGCCACCGACCGACGCTCCGGGTCGATCTCGTAGTAGGAGGTGGTGCCGACCACCGCGCCGGTGACCGCGCAGCGTTGCACCCAGGCGACCCGGTGACTGTCGGTGAGGGCCTCGATGATCATCTCACGTAGCTGTCCCGGCTCGGTCGGCAGCGGTCGGGTGAGGTGCTGCCAGACCTCGGCGTCGGCGGTGGCGGCGTACAACTCGTCGGTGTGCGCTAGGTCGAGCGGCTCCAGCAGAACGTGTGCGCCGCGCAGCGTCGCCGGCTCGTACCAGGGCGAGCGGTGCGGACGCAGGTACCCCGGCAACGGTGCGGTGACCCCGGCGGCCGGCTCCGGCAGGCCGGGGATCAGCCGCAGCGGCACCACCCCGGCCCAGTGCGCCAGGTCGAGATCGGACGGCTCGTCGCGTACCCCGCCGGTGCGGGTGCGTAGTGACACCTCAGTCAGCGGCAGCGCCAGCACTGCGGTCTCGGCAAGTTCCCGTCGGTTCGGCGGGCGACTGTCCGCCGCGCGGCCGGTGCCGACCTTCTCCACCAGGGCGGTCAGTACGTCGGCCCGCTCGCCCGGGTCGGTGACCAGGTGAGCGGTGCCGTGCGCGACGACCGACCGGTAGTTGGCGCTGTGGTGGAACTGGGAGCGGCCGTAGACCAGTCCGTCGAGGAGGGTGACCGCGACGCAGACCGGCAGGCCGGCGCGGGCGGCGAGCAGTGGCCGGCTGCCGGTGGAG
Proteins encoded in this region:
- a CDS encoding Na+/H+ antiporter subunit A, encoding MLVLLILHLVAAVVGPLLVRRWGPRACYLLALVPAAAFGWALVRTPDVAHGRAVVETYPWIPELGLDLALRMTTLSWLMTLLVGGVGALVLAYCACYLPPDALGNSRFAGVMVAFAGAMLGLVLADDLLLLYVCWELTTVFSYLLIGHSTERRSSRWAAAQALTVTTFGGLAMLVGFLMLGHHAGTYRWSELTQQPLPGGAYLVVAVLLILVGALSKSAVLPFTSWLPGAMAAPTPVSAYLHAAAMVKAGVYLLGLLTPVLAVVGPWRPAVLLAGLATMLVGGWAALRQTDLKLLLAHGTVSQLGLLTVVVGVGTADAALAGVAMLLAHALFKAALFLVVGVIDHGAGTRDLRELSGLRHTAPVLTGVAVLAAASMAGLPPLLGFVAKEAVFAAFAEQPLVLAVLVVGTVLTVAYSIRFIWGAFADRPGVAATDLGRIEPSLLAPPALLAVVGLVAGPAAGALDHLLRPYPELFGSVGKHLALWHGFTPALGLSALALAGGTALFALRGPLAPALARLRWPIAGQRGYELITHRFDQAAVGVTSVTQRGSLPQYLGLILIVLAAVPGGSVILIRPWEQPLDLWATPAQPVVLLVVCVAALLAVGATRRLTAMLLVGMTGYGTAMLFVLYGAPDLALTQFLVETMTIAIFVLVLRRLPERFSMRPLRRSRLIRRTIGVIVGTTVAALAVGAAAARQARSISEDFPQLAVEEGYGRNVVNVTLVDIRAWDTLGEAAVLVAAATGVASLIFHQSRTGPRPRRREVAEEEAPAGRAVWLRGGATLHERQRSIVLEVVTRLISHTAVLFSLYLLFSGHNAPGGGFAGGLVASLALTMRYLAGGRYELVEAAPIGAGTVLGAGLLLSVGSGVVSLIVGGTVLGSTTVDLWLPLIGHFYLVTSLFFDVGVYLVVIGLALDVMRSLGAEVDRHIEAADGGLAGRRGEAR
- a CDS encoding Na(+)/H(+) antiporter subunit C, yielding MRAAGANLVSFVTIGILVGCGVTLLLERSLSRVLLGVILIGNGVNLLIVFGGRSGEAPVVGVSDEASMSDALPQAMVLTAIVITFGFTAFLLAISYRSWYLSGDDEVPDDVEDREIVRRTAQREMSAADLAGEPPTADPQQVDAPAPPREEGPG
- a CDS encoding Na+/H+ antiporter subunit D, whose translation is MSTLVPLPVVLPLLGAALTLLLAGRPQTQRTVSVGCLSISLTVAVVLLVQAYRQGPLVVQIGGWPAPVGIVLVADQLAALMLVVSSAVTLCVLLYSIGQGQAETAESAPVAIFHPTYLVLTAGVCNAFLAGDLFNLFVGFEMLLAASFVLITLNGTALRIRTGSTYVVVNILASMIFLISVGLVYAATGTLNLAQLAARLDALPDGVRLSLQLMLLVAFGIKAAVFPLSAWLPDSYPTAPAPVTAVFAGLLTKVGVYAIIRTQTLLFPGQQAGELLMVAAGLTMLVGILGAVAQSDIKRLLSFTLVSHIGYMIFGVGLSTVAGLVGAIFYVVHHITIQTTLFLVSGLVEQRAGSTDLRRLGGLARLAPMVGVLFFVSAMNLAGIPPFSGFLGKLGLLQAGVAAGGPLPWTLVAVGTVTSLLTLYVASRVWNIAFWRSPCETVAPTAPLPALMVGATVALVTLGVALTFVAGPLFEFTGRAAEDLIERTPYVRAVLPGGAS
- a CDS encoding Na+/H+ antiporter subunit E produces the protein MTAPGAEPPASPDRRTRTGRWRDQLMAYGWLVLAWNLFWGEFTWGNLLGGLLTAGVVLLFFPLPPVTFDGRLRPWGLLVFGGRFVVELVRASAHVARIAVQPGYTPRSAIIGARLRLPSDLNLALTAEVLSLVPGTLIVEVDRDAGILYVHVLDVRGPAALAASRDQVRAVERRIIAAIGSNAELRRLRSGSVDKEFP
- a CDS encoding monovalent cation/H+ antiporter complex subunit F, whose product is MTVFLAVVLTSLLSVTALLALVRLYRGPTLLDRVVAADMLLATMVGAVGAEAAVNRHATTLPVLVVLALLGFVGSVSLVRFAVRDRP
- the mnhG gene encoding monovalent cation/H(+) antiporter subunit G, translating into MTPGAVADWLAVVSLTAGALLSLAAAIGVLRFPDTLSRMHAATKPQVLGVLLLLLGVGLRLRSPADLGMIVLVGIFQLATAPVAAQMIGRAAYRAGRVDRNLLDADELADR
- a CDS encoding hemolysin family protein, which gives rise to MLIFVGLLLIVVLTVATGYFVAQEFGYVAVDRGKLKQAAAEGDQASARALEVAGRLSFMLSGAQLGITVTALLVGYVAEPYLGAGLAELLGVAGVSTGVSLPLSVALALVIATVVQMVVGELAPKNLAIARPEPVARALARSTLVYLAIAGPLIKLFDKSAVRLLRRVGIEPIEELPSGATPEDLEQIIAESRLEGHLDADMSELLDRGLDFRQLTAGEAMVPRVDVHTVRAHEPVSRVVELLDTGRSRFPVRGAEGVDDLVGVIGIADVLQVPPAERATTPVSAVAVPPLLVPETLPLPTVLDRLRSGHRQLACVVDEYGGFAGVITLEDIAEELVGPIRDEDDPPERAPARQEDGSWVVPARWRIDEVADSTGIALPEGPEYDTISGLVMRELGRVPEVGDRLEISLPADGDNGQVPPRALVEVLAVDRHVADSVRLQVSDGPAEVTA
- a CDS encoding hemolysin family protein, yielding MSTGFALIISVVLLALNGFFVAAEFALVASKRYRLEQAAASGTRAARAALDGVRELSLMLAGAQLGITLCTLGLGALAEPAIERLLSPLLHAVGLPYGASHVIALIFALSLVTFLHLVVGEMAPKSWAITHPERSALLLALPFRAFARVARPVLSVLNAVANAMLRLVKVNPQDQLAQVHGPDELRMLLEQSREHGLLGAAQHELLTSMLELQGTTVAQVMEPFDRMVTVRRDDSAGHIEQVSRDSGRSRLAVLDAAGDVCGLVHVREAVRATAGRPDATAADLMNEAITLPDNATVTEAVAVMRARQSQLALVRNGGGPTRPVGFVALEDLLEEVIGEFDDETDPIPRSVRRLR